Genomic DNA from Flavobacterium sp. N502540:
TTTTCTTAAAAAAGCTTCCCCCCCAATAATCGAAATTTCTCTTGTACCAAGACGTTTAAGACTATCAATAACCCCAAAACATTGTTCTGTAGTTAATTCACCCGGTCTTACTTTTCCGGCTCTTGATCCGCAATGTGAGCATTTCAAATTGCAAGCCAGCGTAATTTCCCATACGACATGCACTGGAGTAGCCGTTGCATAATCATCCCTTACTCTGTATCTTGTTGAAGTCTTAATAGTATCCATCATATATCAATTTTACTTATATTTTAGTTCAATGCTTTCTGATATAATGCCAATGTAATATGAAAATAGTACAATGCAATTGGACTATATTGAATATACAATCGGTATTAGTTTCGTTTATGGTTTGACAATTATTTAAAAGACGGTTTAAAAAGTAAAACTTGATAAACCGTCTTTTTTAGATTACCTTTTCTTTTTCAAGGCATCAATTGCATCAAGCAATTCTACCAATGCTACATGCAAATCTTTTTGTTCTCTTATGGTTTTCTTAGCTTGTTCAGCTACCGCAACCATTTTTTCTAAATCATTCGAGGCAATCGCCTCTCTGATTCCCACTCCGTAAAGTACTGTTGCCATAATATTTTGTCTTTTGATTATTCCTACTCTTTAGGTTTTTCAGATACCCCCTTGTTTTTCTGTACAAGTCAGCTTATTTCTTATTCTTCAGAGAATCTATTGCGTCCAATAAGTCTAATAAAGCTACAGTCAGATCTCCATGATCTCTTATTGTTTGCTTTGCTTGCTTGGCAACAGCTTCCATCTTAGCCAGGTCATTAGAGGCAAGAGCTTCTCTAACTGCGACACCATAAGGCATGATTATTCCCATAGTTGTTGTTTTTTAGTTATTATTTGTTTTGTTTGAGGATTCATCCTTTTTTCAGGAAAAAATTTCTACCGAAGAAACTTTCTGATTCCTTAATTACTATAACCGAACTGATGCAGGAAGAGTGCCGGTTCGTTTGGACTCAAACAAGTCAAATTACCCAGAGTCACTGTTTGACCTTCTTTATTTTTTCCGGTAATAATGATATTCTTCGCTCCGGCAGTTAATTTACCCAGACGGTTTCCAGTATTTACTTCGCTTCCCATTTCATGAGGTGTTCCTGTTCTGGTAGCGATAACATTTCCGGATCCGTTTTCAATTAACACTCTCTGTCCTATTGCCGGTGCCGGGAATAACTGAGAAACTGTAATATCAGTAAGTGCTCCCAATGTGATATATGGAGGCAAAGTTTCTGCATTAATAGTTTCAGATTCTGGCTTACCAAGCGTAATAGTTCTTCCAAACTCAGGCTGAGTTCCCGCATTTGTACAATACATCCACGGAGTAGTAAAAGGAGTACCATCTTCATATTCTCCAGTTGCTATATATCTTTGGTGTACACCTAATTTTGGTTTTTCGGACAGTGTGTTCAAATCAAGGTTATAAAACACTGATTTAATAAGTGTTCCAACTGCAAAGGTACCGGTAGCTTTTTCAACAACAGGAAGAATAACTGGTCCAACTCCTCCTCCATGCCATTCTACATAAGGATACACATTTACATTTTTTACTTTTTGAGGTATTGCTTGCATAATAATAGTTTTTGTCCTACTCATGAGGCTTTTCAGATCCGCCTTCGCTTTTAACTGTGCGAAACAGTCCGTTTTTTCGAGTGGGTTCTGCTCCACTTTTTCAATCTCAACTAATTAATAATTAATCAGTTACTTAAATGATTTTCTTTCATTAAATTTCTATATCAAAGCTATTTTAGATATGAAGATCTAATCGAAAAAATGTTATAAAATGAGAATTATCTGTCATAAGAGACAAAAAACAAGACATAAGATAATTCTTAAAAAAACCTTACTAAACAAACTTTCATTTATTTTTGAAAGTTTAAAAACTTTTACTTACATTTGTTTCATGGAATTCAAAGAAGCAAAAAATAAGTTCGTACAAACCTGGGGAGCATTAGGTTCTCAGTGGGGTATTAATAAAACTATGGCACAGATTCATGCGCTGTTAATGGTTTCGAACGAAGCTGTTTCTATGGAAGATATCATGGACGAATTACAAATTTCACGCGGAAACGCCAGCATGAACCTGAGAGCTTTAATGGATTGGGGAATTGTGTACAAAGAGTTCAAAGCCGGAGAAAGAAGAGAGTTCTTTACTGCTGAAAAGGATTTGGACGAACTGGCCGTAAAAATTGCGAAAGAAAGAAGCAAAAGAGAAATTAAACCTGCTCTTAAAATATTAAAAGAAGTTTCTACCATTGGAGCAAATGATACTGCTGAAGAAAAGCACTTTGTAGATCAGACTTCTAAATTGTATGATTTTGTTTTAAAGGCAGATAATATGATGGATAAAATGACTGAATTTAATGAAAACTGGCTGGGGCGTCTTGTCCTTAAAATCATGAAATAAAAAAATTTAATAAAAACTTTCATTTTTTTCTGAAAGTTTAAAACAAACAATAACTATGAAAACTATAAAACAACTCAACACTTTTGCGATAGGACTTCCATTTTTAATTTTAATCACTTATCCTATTGCTAAAGAAAATGCTTTCTTTTTTTCTTTACTTTCCACTATACTTACTGGTTTTATTCAGGTTTTAATAGGAATAAAAATGATCCTTAAAGAACCACACAACCGATATTTTCAAATCTATATAATTGGAGTTCTTTTATATTCTGCCTCATACTTTATCGCTTCGTATTTCCGCATCTATCAAATATTGGAATTTTTTTTACTGACTGTTCCTCCCTTACTAGCTATTTATCTTTCAGTACTAATCTATAAAAAAGAAAATCTATGAATTTCTTAAAAGCAGAATGGAAAAACTTAGCCCTTTTTAATTACGAAATTGATGCTGAAATTTTAGAAAAATATACTCCCAGTGGAACTGAAATAGATATCTGGAACAACAAATGTTATGTGAGTTTAGTTGGTTTCATGTTTAAAAACACAAAAGTTTTAGGAGTAAAAGTTCCGTTTCATATCAATTTTGAAGAAGTTAATCTAAGGTTCTATGTAAAACGTTTTGAAAAGGGAGAATGGAAACGCGGCGTTGTTTTCATAAAAGAAATTGTTCCTAAAAAAGTCATCACTTATATGGCCAATACTTTGTATCAGGAACATTATGAAACTCAAAAAATGAATCACAGCATTATGGATAACGAGAACACTACTGTTTTCATCTATCAATGGAAAAAGGAAGAAAAATGGAATACGATTCAACTGGAAACTGAAAAGAATTTGATCGAGATTGCTGTTGATTCTGAAGCAGAATTCATTACAGAACATTATTTCGGATATACCAAAATTGATGAAGAAACGACTTTTGAGTATGAAGTCCAGCATCCGAGATGGAAACAATTTGAAGTTTTAAATCACAATATTGATATCGATTTTCAAAAAACATACGGAAAGGATTTTCAGTTTCTTCAACATGCAAAGCCAACATCCGTTTTCTTAGCTAAAGGTTCAGAAATTACTGTTCAAAATAAAAGAAAATTGACCATCATTCCCGTTTTAGAAGAAATCGATTAACCAATTCTAAACTTTAAAATCAAAAATCATGAAAACGTTAGAAAACCAAACCCTACTTTACGATGAAGATTGTCCGCTATGCAGTTTATACACAACAGGCTTTGTAAAAAGCGGCATGTTAGATCAAAACGGAAGAAAATCATACTGTCAGCTATCTGAAGAAGAACAAAATTTTGTTGATTTAAAACGCGCTCCAAACGAAATCGCGTTGATTGATAACAAAACAAAAACCGTAACTTATGGAATTGACAGTTTAATTAAAGTTGTCGGTTTTTCTTTTCCGCTTATTGAAAAAATTTCAACTCTAAAACCGATTCACTTTATCCTCAAAAAAATGTATTCTTTT
This window encodes:
- a CDS encoding DUF1843 domain-containing protein produces the protein MATVLYGVGIREAIASNDLEKMVAVAEQAKKTIREQKDLHVALVELLDAIDALKKKR
- a CDS encoding DUF1843 domain-containing protein, yielding MGIIMPYGVAVREALASNDLAKMEAVAKQAKQTIRDHGDLTVALLDLLDAIDSLKNKK
- a CDS encoding GbsR/MarR family transcriptional regulator, with the protein product MEFKEAKNKFVQTWGALGSQWGINKTMAQIHALLMVSNEAVSMEDIMDELQISRGNASMNLRALMDWGIVYKEFKAGERREFFTAEKDLDELAVKIAKERSKREIKPALKILKEVSTIGANDTAEEKHFVDQTSKLYDFVLKADNMMDKMTEFNENWLGRLVLKIMK
- a CDS encoding YqjF family protein, with translation MNFLKAEWKNLALFNYEIDAEILEKYTPSGTEIDIWNNKCYVSLVGFMFKNTKVLGVKVPFHINFEEVNLRFYVKRFEKGEWKRGVVFIKEIVPKKVITYMANTLYQEHYETQKMNHSIMDNENTTVFIYQWKKEEKWNTIQLETEKNLIEIAVDSEAEFITEHYFGYTKIDEETTFEYEVQHPRWKQFEVLNHNIDIDFQKTYGKDFQFLQHAKPTSVFLAKGSEITVQNKRKLTIIPVLEEID